In Beutenbergia cavernae DSM 12333, the DNA window GACCAGGCCATAGGTCGCCCGTGGCGTCCCGCGACCGCGACCCATCGCCTGGTGGTGCGCCCGAACGCGACCCATGGCCTGGTGGTGCGGCCCGGACGCGGGTGTCGGAGGTCGACGGTAGGCATGGCGACACCGACGGCGAAGGGGTGTCGATCATGGCGGGCGAGCACGGGGTCGCAGCGTTGACGGACGGACGGCCCGACGACGGCGAGCGAGACCGGCCGTACGTCGTCGTCTCCGTCACGACGTCGGTCGACGGGCGGGTCACGTTCGCACCCGACCGGCTCCTCATGCTCGAGCCGCACTCCTCGGCCTGGCGGGCGCTCGGCGGGGAGTCGGCCGACCGGGTGCAGGCCGCACGCGCGGCGGACCTCGAGCGCGAGCACCCGCACCAGGCGACGCTCGAGGGCAGCGGCTCACTGGTCCCGCCCGACGCCGGCCCGGTGGGCGGGCTGGACCCGGTTCCGCCCGAGGAGCGGGACGCGCTCTACGCGGACCACCTTCCGGAGGCCGTCGTGGCGCGGCCGGGGCGCACGAAGTGGTTCACCGTCGTCGACGGCCGCGGGCGCGTGCGCTGGACGATGAAGAGCGTCGGCGAGTTCGACGTCCTGGTGCTCGCCTCGCGGGCGACGCCGATCGAGTACCTCGGCTACCTGCGCCGCGAGGGGATCTGCTATCTCGTGGCGGGCGAGGAGCGGGTGGACCTGGCGGCAGCCCTGCGGCGGATGCGGGAACGGCTCGGCGTCACGACTCTCGTCTCCACGGCGGGCGGCGGGCTCAACGGTGCGCTGCTCCGGGCCGGCCTCGTCGACGAGCTCGACCTCGTCGTGCTGCCCACGGCGATCGGCGGAGCCGGGACCCCGACGGTGTTCGACGGTCCGGTGCTCCCGGAGGGCGCCACGCCCGCCGCGCTGCGCCTGCGTTCCGTGCGGGTCGAGGACGACGGCGTGCTGCGGCTCCGCTACCTCGTCGAGCGCGCGGACGCCGGTCGCTGACGCCCCGCACGACGCGGGACCGCCGGACGGTCGGCGCGACCAGCACGGCCGCTCCGCCCCGACCGCTCCGCGCCCGGCGACCCGGCTTACACTCGCAGGGTGACCGTGCTCGACGCGCTCGACGAGGCGCGCATCCGCGAGATCGCCGCGTCGCCGGCGTCCCTGCGCCAGTTCCTCCACGGCCTGCCTGGTGTCGACCAGGTGGGCGCCGAAGCGCGCGCCGCCACGCTCGGCACGCGCTCGATCAAGACGACGGCGAAGGCCGAGGCGATCGACCTCGCCATCCGGATGATCGACCTCACCACGCTCGAGGGGCAGGACACCCCGGGCAAGGTCCGCGCCCTGTGCGCCAAGGCCAGGCGCCCGGACCCGTCCGACGCCTCGGTGCCCCAGGTGGCGGCGATCTGCGTGTACCCCGACCTGGTCACCGTGGCCCGGGACGCGCTCGCGGGCAGCGGGATCCACGTGGCGAGCGTCGCCACGGGCTTCCCCTCGGGCCGCACGAGCCTCGCCGTCAAACTTGCCGACACGCGTGACGCCGTCGACGCCGGTGCCGACGAGGTCGACATGGTGATCGACCGCGGCGCGTTCCTCACGGGCCGCTACACCGACGTGCTCGCCGAGATCGTCGCCGTGCGGGAGGCGTGCGTGCGCTCCGACGGCACCCGCGCCCACCTCAAGGTCATCCTCGAGACCGGCGAGCTGGCGACGTACGACAACGTCCGCCGGGCGTCGTGGCTGGCGATGCTCGCGGGCGCGGACTTCATCAAAACGTCGACCGGGAAGGTGTCGCCGGCCGCGACGCCGCCCGTCACGATGATCATGCTCGAGGCGGTGCGCGACTTCCGGGACGCCACCGGCCGGCAGGTCGGCGTCAAGCCCGCCGGCGGGATCCGCACCACGAAGGACGCGATCAAGAACATCGTGCTCGTCAACGAGGTCGCGGGCGAGGACTGGCTGTCGCCCGAGTGGTTCCGCCTGGGTGCCTCGAGCCTGCTCAACGACCTGCTCATGCAGCGCCAGAAGCTCCGCACCGGCCGCTACGCGGGCGCCGACTACTTCACGCTCGACTGAGAGGAGGCGACAGTGGTCCTCAGCTACGCCCCGGCGCCGGAGTCCCGCGCCGTCGTCGACATCGACAGCTCGTACGGACTGTTCATCGACGGTGAGTTCACCGACGCCGCCTCGGGCAGCGCGTTCAAGTCGGTCAACCCGGCCACGGAGGAGGTGCTCGCCGACATCGCCGAGGCAGGGCCGGACGACGTCGACCGCGCCGTCGCCGCCGCCCGCCGCGCCTACGACCGGGTCTGGTCGCGCATGTCGGGCCGCGACCGCGGGAAGTACCTGTACCGGATCGCCCGGATCATCCAGGAGCGGGCGCGGGAGCTCGCCGTCCTGGAGTCGATCGACAACGGGAAGCCGATCCGCGAGTCGCGCGACGTCGACGTCCCGCTCGTCGCCGCGCACTTCTTCTACTACGCCGGCTGGGCCGACAAGCTGCCGTACGCGGGATTCGGCGTCGACCCGCGGCCGCACGGCGTGGCCGGGCAGGTCATCCCGTGGAACTTCCCGCTGCTGATGCTGGCGTGGAAGATCGCGCCGGCGCTCGCGGCGGGCAACACGGTGGTGCTCAAGCCCGCGGAGACGACGCCGCTCACCGCGCTGCTGTTCGCGCAGATCTGCCAGCAGGCGGACCTGCCGCCCGGCGTCGTCAACATCGTGACGGGTGCCGGCGAGACGGGCCGGCTGCTGGTCGAGCACCCGGGCGTCGACAAGGTCGCGTTCACGGGGTCGACGGAGGTCGGCAAAGCCATCGCGCGCGCCGTGGCGGGGACGGACAAGAAGGTGACCCTCGAGCTCGGCGGCAAGGCGGCGAACATCGTGTTCGACGACGCCCCGCTGGACCAGGCGGTCGAGGGCATCGTCAACGGCATCTTCTTCAACCAGGGCCACGTGTGCTGCGCCGGGTCGCGGCTGCTCGTGCAGGAGTCGGTGTACGACGACGTGCTGGCGCGCCTCAAGCGCCGGCTCGGCACGCTGCGCGTCGGCGATCCGCTCGACAAGAACACCGACATCGGTGCGATCAACTCGTCGGAGCAGCTGCAGCGGATCCGCACCCTGTCCGACGTGGGGGAGGCCGAGGGCGCGGAGCGGTGGTCGCCCGCGTGCGACCTGCCCGACCGTGGCTACTGGTTCCCACCGACGGTGTTCACCGGCGTCACGCAGGCGCACCGGATCGCGCGCGAGGAGATCTTCGGCCCGGTGCTGTCGGTGCTGACGTTCCGCACCCCGGCGGAGGCGGTCGAGAAGGCGAACAACACGCCCTACGGGCTCTCTGCGGGCGTGTGGACCGACAAGGGCTCGCGCATCCTGTGGATGTCGAACCAGCTGAAGGCCGGCGTCGTCTGGGCGAACACGTTCAACAAGTTCGACCCGACGTCCCCGTTCGGCGGGTACAAGGAGAGCGGCTACGGGCGCGAAGGCGGCCGGCACGGCCTGGAGGCCTACCTTGCCCACTGAGCCCGCTCCGGCCACGGGGTCCGCCTCGACCACGGGATCGGTCTCGACCACGGGATCCCCCTCGACCCCCGCGTCCACCGTGCGCCCCGGCGACCTCGTGACGGCGCCGGCAGGGATGCGGCACCGGCCCGTGGCCGACGACGGTCTCGCGAACGCACTGCACATCGAGACTCCCTGGACGAAGCAGTACGGCGAGGAAGGAGCGCCCGCGTGAGCGAAGCGCGCAGGAGGGGCGCGGCGGACGGGTCCGCGGAGACCGCGGCCGCCCGGGCGACACGACGTCCCTCGACGACAGCGAGCGTCAGGCAGGCTGCGGAGTCCCCGCGGCTGGACGTCCGCAAGACGTACAAGCTGTACGTCGGCGGCAAGTTCCCGCGCAGCGAGAGCGGCCGCAGCTACGAGGTCACCGACTCCCGCGGGCGGTTCCTGGCGAACGCGGCGCTGGCGTCGCGCAAGGACGCGCGGGACGCCGTCGTCGCAGCCCGCAAAGCCGTTCCCGGGTGGTCCGCGGCGACGGCGTACAACCGTGGGCAGGTGCTGTACCGCGTCGCCGAGGTGCTCGAGGGCCGGCGCGCGCAGTTCGTGGACGAGGTGGCAGCCGGCGAGGCGCTGACGCGGGCTCGTGCGGAGCGCGTGGTCGGCGAGGCGATCGACCGGTGGGTCTGGTACGCCGGGTGGTCGGACAAGCTCGCGCAGGTCGTCGGCGGCACCAACCCGGTGGCCGGGCCGTACTTCGACTTCTCCGTGCCCGAGCCGACCGGCGTCGTCGCCGTCCTCGCGCCGCAGCGTTCCTCCCTCCTCGGGCTCGTGTCCGTGATCGCACCCGTGATCCTGAGCGGCAACACGTGCGTCGTCGTCGCGTCGTCCGCGCGCCCGCTCCCCGCCGTGACGCTCGGCGAGGTGCTCGCCACGTCCGACGTGCCGGGCGGCGTCGTCAACCTCCTCACCGGCCGCGTGGCCGAGGTGGCGCCGTGGCTCGCGTCGCACATGGACGTGAACGCCATCGACCTCACCGGGCTCGCGGGCGTGGCGGCCGACGAGGACGCCGCCCGCGCAGCCGGGTTCGGGAGCGTCGCCGACGCCTCGGCCGCCGCCGTCGAGCTCGAACGCGCGGCGGCGGAGAACCTCAAACGCGTGACCAGACCCCCCTCGACGGAGCCGGACTGGACCGGTGAGCCCGGTCTCGACCGGATGACGGCGGTCCTCGAGACGAAGACCGTCTGGCACCCGATCGGCATCTGAGCGCGGGGGCGAACCTGCCGCCTGCCCGACCTCGCGCCGGCGTGGTCATGCCCCGCGCGCGACGCCGTACAGCTGGCGGACCTCGGCCAGCTCGGCCTGGTACGCACTCGTCATCGGCACGACCTGCCCGTTCCACCTCCAGGTGACGAGCGCGTCGAGGTCGAAGGTGCGCGAGCAGCGTGCGCAGCTGCGCGGTCGGCTCGGCCGCTGGTGCCGGTGCACCTCGTGGCCGGCGGGGCAGGTGCCCACCCACGCAGCGGGCGGCCGCTTGTCGGTCCGGAGCGTGGTCTCGCCGCGTGCGCCGAGGGCGCGCGCCTTGGCCTTCCACACGTCGTCGTGATGATGACTCGGCCCGACGAGCGCGTGCGCGATCTCGTGCAGCACCGTCTCCGTGACCTCCGCCTCGTCGTGCAGCAGCGTCAGGGGTCGGCTCAGGCTGATCTCGTGGCGGTCGAAGCGGCACTGGCCGGCGCGCACCTTCGCGCGGTCGAACGTCAGCTTCCAGCGGCCGAGCCCGTGCTGGCGCATGAGTCCGAGTGCAAGGTGGCGGGCTGCGAAGAGCTCCATGGTCCCTCCTGGGTCGAAGTGTCGAACATGAGTTCGAGACTACGAGGGGGGTCCGACATCGGGACGGTGCGCACCTCGCCCACCAGTCCGGGACGCCACGCAGCCCATGTAAGCCCTCGGTAAGAGCACGCCGACAGGCTCCGGTGCATGCCCCGCACCCACCTCCCCAGCACCATGCCCAGGCGAGCCGCCGCCGTCGTCGCCGTCGCGGCCGCCGTGGTCCTCTCGACCGCCCCGTTCGCCACGCCGGCTCACGCCGACTCCTGGCGCGACGCGCAGTGGTACCTCGACGAGTTCGACATCGAGGCGATCCACGACGTCAGCACCGGCGAGGGCGTCACCATCGGGATCATCGACACCGGGACCGACGTCACGCACCCGGACCTCCAGGGCGCGCACGTCACCCCGGCGACGGGCTACGGCACGATCGCCGATCCCTTCTCCGACCCCGAGAACCACGGGACGTCGATGGCGGCGCTCATGGTCGGGCAGGGTCATGGTCCGGACGGCGCCGACGGCGTGCTCGGGCTCGCCCCGGACGCCGACCTCGTCGTCACGAGCCTGAACTGGGACTCCGAGACGAGGGCCGACGCCGAGCTGTGGCAGGCGCAGGCCGTCACCGAGCTCGTCGAGCTGGGCGTCGACGTCATCGCGACGTCGATCGGCGGAGGGTCGGGCGCCCAGGAGGAGATGCTCGCGGCGCTCGAGTCGGCCCGGGAGGCGGGCGTCCCCGTCGTCGTCGCCGCCGGGAACAGCGAGACGTACGTGCTGCCGGGCTGCACGCAGGATCCGTGCCCCTGGGCGGATGCCCCGACCGAGGACGTCACGAACCACGTCGACGGACTCCAGGCGCCGGCGTGGTACCCGAATGCCATCCCGGTCTTCGCCTACGCGCCCGACGGCTCGCGCTGGGAGAACTCGCCCGACGTCACCCCGAGCCTGCAGCTCGCGATCTCGGCCCCCGGGCACGACCTCGTCGCGACGAACGCCGGCGGCGGATACGCGATCCGCAGCGGCACGTCGGGCGCGGCGCCGCTCGTCGCTGCGACGTTCGCCCTCGTGAAGTCCGTGCATCCGGACGCGACGTGGGACCAGCTGGTCGGCCTCGTGTACGGCGCGGCGCACGACGCCGGCGAGCCGGGCTTCGACGAGGCCTACGGCTGGGGGCGCATCGATCCGCTCGCTGCCCTCAGCGCACCGCTTCCGGACCCCGTCACGACCCCGGCCGCGGACACGCCGCCGCCCGCCGTCGGAGCGGGAGAGGGCGCGGCGGACGACGACGGCGCGACGGTGCCGGGCGAGCCGCCCCTGTGGCTGCAGCACGCGATCAGCGCGGCGGTGCTCGCCGTCGTGGTCGGCGGGGTCATCGCGCTGGTGACGTGGCTGCGCCGACGCCGTCGGCGCGCTCGCATGTCTGCTGTAAGCGGCGCGTAACCGGCCTCCGCCACTGTGATCGAACGGCAGGAACGTCGACCGGCGCCGACAGCGTCGGCACGGAAGGCGTCCTGACCGGTGAACTCCCGGCGGTCGGCCGGGCGGCGTCCCGCAGGGGGAGGCGCCGCCCGCGAGGCTGCCGCCGGGGCACGCTCCGCGGGCGGGGCATGGCCCCCATCCCCGCCCCGCCCGCGGGACCCACCAGGAGAAGAGGTAGCGCACATGCGACACAACTCGAAGATCCTGCGCCGGATCCTTGCCGCGGCGACGCTGGCGACGGCGACGCTCGGACTGATGGCGGCGCCGTCGAGCGCGCAGGCGACCGGCGACGGCGTCACCCCGGCGGCCGGGCACATCTGCCGCCAGGAACCGTCGAACTGCTGGACCGACGTCGGCAGCCATCGCCAGGCGATCCCGAAGGACGCCGGCGGGACGAACGCCTTCACCTACTACGGCTACACCGGTCCGCGGGGGATGTACAGCGTCAGCGCGCACTTCCAGGCGTTCGACGAGCTCCTCCACATCAACGCGATCCCGTCCCGGGGGTCGGTCGCGCGCGTGAACGTGTGGATCGAGGGCCAGGGCTGGGTCTCGTACCGAGCCGACCCCGGCACGCGCCGTGAGGGCATCGAGCT includes these proteins:
- a CDS encoding RibD family protein, coding for MAGEHGVAALTDGRPDDGERDRPYVVVSVTTSVDGRVTFAPDRLLMLEPHSSAWRALGGESADRVQAARAADLEREHPHQATLEGSGSLVPPDAGPVGGLDPVPPEERDALYADHLPEAVVARPGRTKWFTVVDGRGRVRWTMKSVGEFDVLVLASRATPIEYLGYLRREGICYLVAGEERVDLAAALRRMRERLGVTTLVSTAGGGLNGALLRAGLVDELDLVVLPTAIGGAGTPTVFDGPVLPEGATPAALRLRSVRVEDDGVLRLRYLVERADAGR
- the deoC gene encoding deoxyribose-phosphate aldolase, whose translation is MLDALDEARIREIAASPASLRQFLHGLPGVDQVGAEARAATLGTRSIKTTAKAEAIDLAIRMIDLTTLEGQDTPGKVRALCAKARRPDPSDASVPQVAAICVYPDLVTVARDALAGSGIHVASVATGFPSGRTSLAVKLADTRDAVDAGADEVDMVIDRGAFLTGRYTDVLAEIVAVREACVRSDGTRAHLKVILETGELATYDNVRRASWLAMLAGADFIKTSTGKVSPAATPPVTMIMLEAVRDFRDATGRQVGVKPAGGIRTTKDAIKNIVLVNEVAGEDWLSPEWFRLGASSLLNDLLMQRQKLRTGRYAGADYFTLD
- a CDS encoding aldehyde dehydrogenase family protein, with product MVLSYAPAPESRAVVDIDSSYGLFIDGEFTDAASGSAFKSVNPATEEVLADIAEAGPDDVDRAVAAARRAYDRVWSRMSGRDRGKYLYRIARIIQERARELAVLESIDNGKPIRESRDVDVPLVAAHFFYYAGWADKLPYAGFGVDPRPHGVAGQVIPWNFPLLMLAWKIAPALAAGNTVVLKPAETTPLTALLFAQICQQADLPPGVVNIVTGAGETGRLLVEHPGVDKVAFTGSTEVGKAIARAVAGTDKKVTLELGGKAANIVFDDAPLDQAVEGIVNGIFFNQGHVCCAGSRLLVQESVYDDVLARLKRRLGTLRVGDPLDKNTDIGAINSSEQLQRIRTLSDVGEAEGAERWSPACDLPDRGYWFPPTVFTGVTQAHRIAREEIFGPVLSVLTFRTPAEAVEKANNTPYGLSAGVWTDKGSRILWMSNQLKAGVVWANTFNKFDPTSPFGGYKESGYGREGGRHGLEAYLAH
- a CDS encoding aldehyde dehydrogenase family protein; amino-acid sequence: MDVRKTYKLYVGGKFPRSESGRSYEVTDSRGRFLANAALASRKDARDAVVAARKAVPGWSAATAYNRGQVLYRVAEVLEGRRAQFVDEVAAGEALTRARAERVVGEAIDRWVWYAGWSDKLAQVVGGTNPVAGPYFDFSVPEPTGVVAVLAPQRSSLLGLVSVIAPVILSGNTCVVVASSARPLPAVTLGEVLATSDVPGGVVNLLTGRVAEVAPWLASHMDVNAIDLTGLAGVAADEDAARAAGFGSVADASAAAVELERAAAENLKRVTRPPSTEPDWTGEPGLDRMTAVLETKTVWHPIGI
- a CDS encoding SprT-like domain-containing protein, translating into MELFAARHLALGLMRQHGLGRWKLTFDRAKVRAGQCRFDRHEISLSRPLTLLHDEAEVTETVLHEIAHALVGPSHHHDDVWKAKARALGARGETTLRTDKRPPAAWVGTCPAGHEVHRHQRPSRPRSCARCSRTFDLDALVTWRWNGQVVPMTSAYQAELAEVRQLYGVARGA
- a CDS encoding S8 family peptidase, whose amino-acid sequence is MPRTHLPSTMPRRAAAVVAVAAAVVLSTAPFATPAHADSWRDAQWYLDEFDIEAIHDVSTGEGVTIGIIDTGTDVTHPDLQGAHVTPATGYGTIADPFSDPENHGTSMAALMVGQGHGPDGADGVLGLAPDADLVVTSLNWDSETRADAELWQAQAVTELVELGVDVIATSIGGGSGAQEEMLAALESAREAGVPVVVAAGNSETYVLPGCTQDPCPWADAPTEDVTNHVDGLQAPAWYPNAIPVFAYAPDGSRWENSPDVTPSLQLAISAPGHDLVATNAGGGYAIRSGTSGAAPLVAATFALVKSVHPDATWDQLVGLVYGAAHDAGEPGFDEAYGWGRIDPLAALSAPLPDPVTTPAADTPPPAVGAGEGAADDDGATVPGEPPLWLQHAISAAVLAVVVGGVIALVTWLRRRRRRARMSAVSGA